A DNA window from Luteolibacter luteus contains the following coding sequences:
- a CDS encoding proprotein convertase P-domain-containing protein, which yields MKFATPACLLLGLPLCALAQEPPKTNSSQKVDSGLLSTEPYRHTGIVFAGDDANAFRGSGVVASDPKLFFTASHVLWDDEKQKWFLPPEWVGGYSADATPGLGKFSRGYFRWAGYSSVVTESGTETRGAFSRDISLAWGLEDFVEGEPAQIDFKGVNSLRKAKTSMITGYPALLDYTGESGGYFLHATEPDLTPFKSAVTANGNYLYATHISTGPGNSGGPVWSQDDGGQWKVSGLLVSGRPSEAGVYAMSSSVKSLLRAASPVIADPRKSNKSVQLVSTDTCRMVMNKPKRIPDGLHRWTKIPLKCIRFPEGSVVATAYLDLNITTNHRGDLIVAVLGPDGTMAIVHDGQGAGEDNLEFDDLPLSALFQDASAVGNWALLVQDRLTADPAVVTKLELEITAQPKTGGGSTDP from the coding sequence GTGAAGTTCGCCACTCCCGCCTGCCTGCTGTTGGGCCTGCCGCTCTGCGCGCTTGCCCAAGAACCGCCTAAAACCAATTCCTCACAGAAGGTCGATAGCGGGCTTCTGAGTACGGAGCCCTACCGTCACACCGGTATCGTCTTCGCCGGGGACGACGCCAACGCCTTCCGCGGCAGCGGCGTGGTGGCAAGCGATCCGAAGCTCTTTTTCACCGCCTCTCATGTCCTGTGGGACGATGAGAAGCAAAAGTGGTTCCTGCCTCCGGAATGGGTAGGTGGCTACAGTGCGGATGCCACGCCCGGACTGGGCAAATTTTCCCGCGGTTATTTCCGCTGGGCAGGCTATTCCAGCGTGGTCACCGAAAGCGGCACGGAAACCCGGGGCGCCTTCAGCCGCGATATCTCGCTGGCTTGGGGACTTGAGGATTTCGTGGAGGGCGAACCGGCGCAGATCGACTTCAAAGGGGTCAATAGCCTGAGGAAAGCCAAGACCTCGATGATCACCGGCTACCCTGCCCTGCTGGACTATACTGGTGAAAGCGGCGGCTATTTCCTGCACGCCACCGAACCCGACCTTACCCCGTTCAAGTCCGCAGTAACGGCGAACGGCAACTATTTGTATGCGACCCACATCTCCACGGGTCCCGGCAATAGCGGGGGACCGGTGTGGAGCCAGGACGACGGAGGACAATGGAAGGTCTCAGGATTGCTGGTCTCGGGACGCCCTTCGGAAGCAGGCGTCTACGCGATGTCCTCTTCCGTGAAGTCGCTGCTTCGTGCGGCTTCACCGGTGATTGCGGATCCCCGGAAATCCAACAAGTCGGTGCAGCTCGTTTCCACCGACACCTGCCGCATGGTGATGAACAAGCCAAAGCGCATCCCCGACGGCCTGCACCGCTGGACCAAGATCCCGCTGAAGTGCATCCGTTTCCCGGAAGGAAGCGTGGTGGCCACCGCCTATCTTGATCTCAACATCACCACCAACCACCGCGGAGATCTTATCGTCGCGGTACTGGGGCCCGATGGAACCATGGCGATCGTTCACGATGGCCAGGGCGCAGGCGAAGACAACCTCGAGTTCGACGATCTTCCCCTCAGTGCTCTCTTCCAAGATGCTTCCGCCGTGGGCAACTGGGCTCTTCTGGTGCAAGACCGGCTGACTGCCGACCCCGCCGTGGTCACGAAGCTTGAACTTGAGATTACCGCGCAGCCAAAAACGGGCGGCGGCAGCACGGACCCGTGA
- a CDS encoding ABC transporter ATP-binding protein encodes MRNAEAEKKRDVRGGVAWVLSYVRPYRKIFIPSVLALFFTAGLSLAFPWFLKDLIGDPADAWKKGVDTVATRQRADEKILWLVGILAVQAFIAYWRVRGFTRSGEAALNDLRRDLFTHLLKLPVPFFQDQRSGSVSNRVSSDLVTVRETFLNTLPQAARHSVVLIGSLIIVFILSWKLSLVMLACVPVVVLAVALSGRKVRKYSREAQDALAESGMVMEESVQSIADVKAFSNEAFEMTRYNRALDRVYNVALRGASARAAFLSFIIFVMFGTIGGVVWYGSHLLASGAIDQRAFTGFMIFSVFVGASLGSMPEIVSQFQAMTGATERLRELMAESPERSGSLAVGRLDGGLAFQNVTFRYPSRPEAPVLDELSFIAEPGQRVALVGPSGAGKSTVFSLILGFNQPESGKVTFDGNDASELQLASLRHQIAVVPQEVLLFGGSIRENIEYGRPGATAAEIEEAAKQANAHDFIAALPDGYDTTVGPRGVKLSGGQRQRIAIARAILADPRILLLDEATSALDTESERLVNEALERLMKGRTSLVIAHRLSTVRHADRILVLNHGRLIESGTHQELIAKQGTYHLLAETQLL; translated from the coding sequence ATGCGGAATGCCGAGGCGGAAAAGAAGCGCGATGTGAGAGGGGGAGTCGCGTGGGTGCTGTCCTATGTCCGGCCCTACCGGAAGATCTTCATTCCCTCGGTCCTCGCCTTGTTTTTCACCGCGGGCCTCTCGCTCGCTTTTCCCTGGTTCTTGAAGGATCTCATCGGCGATCCCGCGGATGCGTGGAAAAAGGGCGTCGATACCGTGGCCACGCGTCAGCGGGCGGATGAAAAGATCCTCTGGCTGGTTGGCATTCTGGCGGTTCAGGCCTTCATCGCCTACTGGCGGGTCCGTGGCTTCACCCGTTCCGGCGAGGCCGCCCTCAATGACCTGCGGCGGGATCTCTTCACGCACCTGCTGAAACTGCCGGTGCCTTTTTTCCAAGATCAGCGCTCCGGCTCGGTAAGCAATCGCGTCTCCTCGGACCTCGTGACCGTCCGCGAGACCTTTCTCAATACGCTCCCGCAGGCGGCACGTCACAGCGTGGTGCTGATCGGAAGCTTGATCATCGTCTTCATCCTCTCATGGAAGCTCTCGCTGGTGATGCTGGCCTGCGTGCCGGTGGTCGTGCTGGCCGTGGCTCTTTCCGGAAGGAAGGTCCGGAAATACTCCCGTGAAGCGCAGGATGCCCTCGCCGAGTCCGGGATGGTGATGGAGGAAAGCGTCCAGAGCATTGCCGACGTGAAGGCCTTCTCGAACGAGGCCTTCGAGATGACCCGCTACAACCGTGCCCTGGATCGCGTCTACAATGTCGCGCTGCGCGGTGCGAGTGCCCGGGCCGCCTTCCTGTCCTTCATCATCTTCGTGATGTTCGGCACCATTGGCGGAGTGGTCTGGTATGGCTCCCACCTGTTAGCCAGCGGCGCGATCGATCAGCGGGCCTTCACCGGCTTCATGATCTTCAGTGTTTTTGTCGGTGCCTCGCTGGGTTCGATGCCGGAAATCGTTTCGCAGTTCCAAGCCATGACGGGCGCGACCGAGCGCCTGCGTGAACTGATGGCGGAGTCTCCCGAGCGCAGCGGATCGCTCGCAGTGGGGAGGCTGGATGGCGGCCTCGCTTTCCAAAACGTGACCTTCCGCTATCCCTCGCGTCCCGAAGCCCCGGTGCTGGACGAGCTTTCCTTCATCGCCGAACCAGGCCAGCGCGTGGCCTTGGTTGGTCCGTCGGGCGCGGGGAAATCGACGGTCTTCTCATTGATCCTTGGCTTCAATCAACCGGAAAGCGGCAAGGTAACCTTCGATGGCAATGACGCCTCGGAACTCCAGCTTGCTTCCCTGCGTCACCAGATCGCCGTGGTCCCGCAGGAAGTGCTGCTATTCGGTGGCTCCATCCGCGAGAATATCGAATACGGACGACCCGGTGCCACCGCTGCCGAGATCGAGGAAGCTGCAAAACAAGCGAACGCGCATGATTTCATCGCGGCGCTCCCCGACGGATATGACACGACCGTGGGGCCCCGTGGCGTGAAGCTCTCCGGTGGCCAGCGCCAGCGCATCGCGATCGCCCGCGCGATTCTTGCGGATCCGCGTATCCTTCTTCTCGATGAAGCTACCAGTGCGCTGGATACCGAGAGCGAGCGCCTCGTCAACGAAGCGCTGGAGCGCCTCATGAAAGGCCGGACCAGCCTCGTCATCGCGCACCGCCTCTCCACCGTCCGCCACGCCGACCGGATCCTCGTCCTGAACCACGGCAGACTGATCGAAAGTGGCACCCACCAGGAGCTTATCGCCAAGCAAGGCACCTACCACCTCCTCGCCGAGACGCAGCTCCTCTAA
- a CDS encoding TIGR00266 family protein: MDYEIIGESIQMVEIELDSGETVIAEAGAMNYMEDGIAFETKMGDGSTPDQGFMGKLMAVGKRALTGESIFMTHFTNRSGVKKRVTFAAPYPGTVVPVDLSQQGGELLCQKDAFLCAAMGTQLGIAFNRKLGAGLFGGEGFILQRLQGDGMAFVHAGGTVVRKELKGEKLFVDTGCLVAFTKGIDYDIQRSGNLKSMVFGGEGLFLATLQGHGTVWLQSMPFARLAQRITSMYASGREQGSALGGLGNLFGD; this comes from the coding sequence ATCGACTACGAGATCATTGGCGAGTCCATCCAGATGGTGGAGATCGAGCTGGATTCCGGCGAGACCGTGATCGCAGAAGCCGGAGCCATGAACTACATGGAAGATGGCATCGCCTTCGAAACCAAGATGGGCGATGGCTCGACGCCGGACCAAGGCTTCATGGGCAAGCTCATGGCGGTCGGAAAGCGGGCGCTTACCGGCGAGTCGATCTTCATGACCCACTTCACCAACCGTTCGGGAGTCAAGAAGCGCGTGACCTTTGCGGCTCCTTATCCTGGTACGGTGGTTCCCGTAGATCTTTCCCAGCAAGGCGGCGAACTACTTTGCCAGAAGGATGCCTTCCTCTGCGCCGCGATGGGTACCCAGCTCGGGATCGCCTTTAACCGCAAGCTCGGCGCCGGCCTTTTCGGGGGCGAGGGCTTCATCCTTCAGCGCCTTCAGGGCGATGGCATGGCTTTCGTTCACGCCGGCGGCACCGTGGTGCGCAAGGAGCTCAAGGGCGAGAAGCTCTTCGTCGATACCGGGTGTCTGGTCGCCTTCACCAAGGGCATCGACTACGACATCCAGCGCTCTGGCAATTTGAAGTCGATGGTCTTCGGCGGCGAAGGCCTCTTCCTCGCCACGCTGCAAGGCCACGGTACTGTGTGGTTGCAGAGCATGCCCTTCGCGCGCCTGGCGCAGCGGATCACCAGCATGTATGCGAGCGGCCGCGAGCAAGGCTCCGCCCTCGGCGGCCTCGGAAATCTCTTCGGCGACTGA
- a CDS encoding chorismate-binding protein: protein MSSESIAFLDLPDERTLVGYGPFHTTNLVPKSGAAFYRNDFGLTSTEPWWIPERWEVLPRGSVTGILGEVPSPLACAWEAPDASEFATVFQEISAAIRAGAFEKTVPVVVERGQLEELPAQTLLSWASTCEAPLFAYGFTDGESGFAGSSPERLFSVSGSVLKTMALAGTARAEERDVLAVDEKEIREHEYVAQSIVAKLSDIGNVRRSPRGIMELRSIVHFHTPIEVELSGYESPDSLVKRLHPTPALGPLPRTRETMDQLISWRRRLGTPEGFGAPFGAILDGEFHAIVAIRGLWWSGTELILPAGCGVIEASRLVNEWRELRLKREAVKARFGF from the coding sequence TTGAGTAGCGAAAGCATTGCATTCCTCGATCTGCCCGACGAGAGGACCTTGGTGGGTTACGGGCCCTTTCATACGACGAATCTCGTACCAAAGTCGGGAGCCGCCTTCTATCGGAATGACTTCGGCCTGACTTCCACGGAGCCATGGTGGATTCCCGAGCGTTGGGAAGTTCTGCCGCGAGGGTCCGTCACGGGGATCTTGGGCGAAGTGCCATCCCCGCTTGCATGCGCTTGGGAAGCACCGGACGCTTCCGAGTTCGCCACGGTTTTCCAGGAGATCAGCGCCGCCATCCGGGCCGGAGCCTTCGAGAAGACCGTGCCCGTGGTGGTGGAGCGGGGGCAATTGGAAGAATTGCCAGCCCAGACGCTGCTCTCCTGGGCAAGCACCTGTGAAGCACCGCTGTTCGCCTATGGCTTCACCGACGGGGAGTCGGGCTTTGCGGGTTCTTCTCCGGAACGCTTGTTCTCGGTCTCCGGTAGCGTGCTCAAAACCATGGCACTCGCCGGTACCGCGCGGGCCGAAGAGCGGGACGTGCTGGCCGTGGATGAAAAGGAAATTCGCGAACACGAATACGTCGCCCAATCGATCGTGGCGAAGCTCAGCGACATCGGCAACGTCAGGCGGAGTCCCCGCGGGATCATGGAGCTTCGTTCGATCGTTCACTTCCACACGCCGATCGAAGTGGAACTCAGCGGATATGAGTCGCCGGATTCACTGGTGAAGCGTCTTCACCCGACCCCGGCGCTAGGTCCCCTGCCCCGCACGCGCGAGACGATGGACCAGTTGATTTCGTGGCGCCGGAGGCTCGGAACACCGGAAGGTTTCGGAGCTCCGTTCGGAGCGATCCTTGATGGGGAGTTCCATGCAATCGTGGCGATCCGCGGGCTCTGGTGGTCCGGCACGGAGCTGATCCTGCCCGCCGGATGTGGCGTGATCGAAGCCAGCCGGCTGGTGAATGAATGGCGCGAGCTCCGTCTCAAGCGCGAGGCGGTGAAGGCGCGCTTCGGCTTCTGA